Proteins encoded together in one Hevea brasiliensis isolate MT/VB/25A 57/8 chromosome 16, ASM3005281v1, whole genome shotgun sequence window:
- the LOC110637196 gene encoding uncharacterized protein LOC110637196, protein MATLFSSSLFEILHPTHYRYRVSLSSPPENQDNDRFSGPAMITLIFHRFDVYQRYVQSLNVHRPELPVPREQRFVHVPACDYAESAEGPECEIMTAMGIPPNIVKQVGCEVRRACSGTDVSIFADIYIAQVHQQEIAYDDDDAYVNDHFMEHVGTIPASRASIDGLTRLRFRRGPHDPGVTCVVCLEELEEEDDLIELPCSHLYHEDCIVRWLLSSHLCPLCRYRMPTEQPRLCPYCGTYAH, encoded by the coding sequence ATGGCAACCttattctcttcttctttattcGAAATTCTGCATCCAACCCATTATAGATATCGTGTCTCCCTTAGTTCTCCACCAGAAAATCAAGACAATGACCGATTTTCCGGACCGGCAATGATAACGTTGATTTTCCACAGGTTCGATGTTTATCAGCGGTACGTGCAGTCGCTTAATGTCCATCGACCCGAATTGCCTGTTCCCAGAGAGCAAAGATTTGTCCATGTACCAGCCTGTGATTATGCAGAATCGGCAGAAGGACCTGAATGTGAGATCATGACTGCCATGGGAATCCCACCAAACATTGTCAAACAAGTTGGCTGTGAGGTTAGGAGAGCTTGTAGTGGCACTGACGTATCCATTTTCGCCGACATATACATAGCACAGGTCCATCAGCAAGAAATTGcttatgatgatgatgatgcttATGTTAACGATCACTTTATGGAACACGTTGGAACAATCCCTGCTTCCAGAGCATCCATTGATGGGTTAACAAGACTAAGGTTTCGTCGGGGGCCTCATGACCCTGGAGTCACTTGTGTTGTTTGCTTGGAAGAGCTTGAAGAGGAGGATGATCTGATTGAGCTGCCATGCTCACACCTTTATCATGAAGATTGCATAGTTAGGTGGCTGTTGTCCAGCCACCTTTGTCCGCTTTGCCGCTACCGGATGCCCACCGAGCAGCCCCGACTCTGTCCTTATTGCGGCACTTATGCGCACTGA
- the LOC110637199 gene encoding aspartic proteinase PCS1: MALCTFTLFLFFSLLSLSTQETQHNTSSLSFSFPLRSLPRSPNTSPSFYSSFVSQTKQNPPIKTLPYNYRSTFKYSMALIVSLPIGTPPQTQQMVLDTGSQLSWIQCHNKTPKKPPPTTAFDPSLSSSFSVLPCTHPLCKPRIPDFTLSTSCDQNRLCHYSYFYADGTYAEGSLVSEKFTFSSSQSTPPLILGCAQDASDDKGILGMNLGRRSFASQAKISKFSYCVPTRQTRPGLPSTGSFYLGENPNSGGFQYISLLTFTQSQTRSPNLDPFAYTVPMQGIRIGNTRLNIPVSAFRPDPSGSGQTMIDSGSEFTYLVDAAYNKVREEIVRLAGPKLKKNYVYGGISDMCFDGSAMEIGRLIGNMVFEFEKGVEIVIDKERVLADVGGGVHCVGIGRSEMLNAASNIVGNFHQQNLWVEFDLANRRVGLGKADCSRSA; the protein is encoded by the coding sequence ATGGCTCTCTGCACCTTCActctctttctcttcttttcATTGCTCTCCCTCTCTACCCAAGAAACCCAACACAATACCTCTTCTCTTTCCTTCTCTTTCCCTCTCAGGTCTCTCCCTCGCTCTCCAAACACCTCTCCATCGTTTTACTCGTCTTTTGTCTCGCAAACCAAGCAGAACCCACCAATCAAAACTTTACCCTATAACTACAGATCGACCTTCAAGTATTCGATGGCCTTGATTGTGTCTTTGCCTATTGGGACTCCTCCTCAGACCCAGCAAATGGTTTTGGACACTGGTAGCCAGCTCTCCTGGATTCAGTGCCACAACAAGACTCCTAAAAAGCCTCCTCCTACGACGGCGTTTGATCCTTccctctcctcttccttctctgTTTTACCATGCACTCATCCTCTTTGCAAGCCTCGAATCCCCGATTTTACCCTTTCTACCTCTTGTGACCAGAACCGTTTATGCCACTATTCTTACTTCTACGCTGACGGTACCTATGCTGAGGGCAGTCTCGTCAGCGAGAAATTCACATTTTCTAGTTCCCAAAGTACCCCTCCTCTGATCCTGGGTTGTGCACAGGACGCCAGCGATGACAAGGGTATTTTGGGGATGAATCTTGGGCGGCGGTCATTTGCTTCCCAAGCTAAAATATCCAAATTCTCATATTGTGTGCCAACACGTCAAACTCGGCCCGGGTTGCCGTCAACTGGGTCATTTTACCTGGGAGAAAATCCAAATTCGGGTGGGTTTCAATACATTAGCCTTTTGACTTTTACGCAAAGTCAGACGAGATCACCAAACTTGGACCCCTTCGCATACACCGTTCCAATGCAAGGAATAAGGATTGGCAACACGAGATTGAACATCCCAGTGTCGGCTTTCCGGCCTGACCCGAGTGGTTCGGGTCAAACCATGATCGACTCAGGCTCCGAGTTTACTTACTTGGTGGACGCCGCTTATAATAAAGTGAGGGAAGAGATTGTAAGACTGGCGGGGCCAAAATTAAAGAAGAACTACGTGTACGGTGGAATATCAGACATGTGTTTCGACGGCAGTGCGATGGAGATCGGACGGTTAATAGGCAATATGGTGTTCGAATTCGAGAAAGGAGTAGAAATTGTGATCGATAAAGAGAGAGTTCTAGCTGATGTTGGAGGCGGGGTCCACTGCGTAGGCATTGGACGATCAGAGATGTTAAATGCAGCGAGTAATATCGTAGGGAATTTTCATCAGCAGAATCTATGGGTGGAGTTTGATTTAGCCAATCGTAGAGTGGGATTGGGTAAGGCCGATTGTAGCAGATCGGCGTAA